A single Vulpes lagopus strain Blue_001 chromosome 3, ASM1834538v1, whole genome shotgun sequence DNA region contains:
- the SRRM2 gene encoding serine/arginine repetitive matrix protein 2 isoform X6 — MYNGIGLPTPRGSGTNGYVQRNLSLVRGRRGERPDYKGEEELRRLEAALVKRPNPDILDHERKRRVELRCLELEEMMEEQGYEEQQIQEKVATFRLMLLEKDVNPGGKEETPGQRPAVTETHQLAELNEKKNERLRAAFGISDSYVDGSSFDPQRRAREAKQPAPEPPKPYSLVRESSSSRSPTPKQKKKKKKKDRGRRSESSSPRRERKKSSKKKKHRSESESKKRKHRSPTPKSKRKSKDKKRKRSRSTTPAPKSRRAHRSTSADSASSSDTSRSRSRSTAAKTHTTALTGRSPSPVSGRRGEGDAPSKEPGTANTGQPSSPEPSTKLPSSPHENKDKEKEKSGIRPSPSPERSSTGPEPPAPTPLLAEQHGGSPQPLATTTLSQEPVNPPSEGSPTRGRSLPKSPEKPPQSSSESCPPSPQPTKVSRHASSSPESPKPAPAPGSRREISSSPASKSRSHGRGKRDKSHSHTPSRRVGRSRSPTTTKRGRSRSRTPTKRGHSRSRSPQWRRSRSAQRWGRSRSPQRRGRSRSPQRPGWSRSRNTQRRGRSRSARRGRSHSRSPATRGRSRSRTPARRARSRSRTPARRRSRSRTPARRRSRSRTPARRGRSRSRTPVRRRSRTRSPVRRRSRSRSPARRSGRSRSRTPARRGRSRSRTPARRGRSRSRTPARRGRSRSRTPARRGRSRSRTPARRRSRSRSVVRRGRSHSRTPQRRGRSGSSSERKNKSRTSQRRSRSNSSPEMKKSRISSRRSRSLSSPRSKAKSRLSLRRSLSGSSPCPKQKSRTPPRRSRSGSSQPKAKSRTPPRRSRSGSSPPSNQKSKTPSRQSCCSSSPQPKVKSGTPPRQGSVTSPQANEQSATPQIQSRSESSPDPEVKSATPSRHSCSGSSPPRVKSSTPPRRSRSGSSSPQPKVKAITSPVQSHSGSSSPSPSRVTSKTPPRQSRSESPCSKMESRLLQRQSRSRSSSPDTKVKPGTPPRQSYSGSTSPCPKVKPQTPSGHSLSESKSPCSQEKSKDSPAQSSGSFSLCPGIKSSTPPGELYYAASSLQQKGQSQTSPDPRSDTSSPEMKQSHSESPSLQSKSQTPLMGGQSRSSSPVTELAPKSPARPERSELSSPRLKSGLSPEQSKSQSDSSPYPAMDSKSFLGQSRLEPSELKEKSVLLLQEDFTASSSIPRDKLSPLPVQDKPDSSPVLRETPKTPPRERGGVGSSPDTKDQSVLAKPSQDEELMEVVEKSEESSNRVLSHLSPELKEVAGSNFESSPEIEERPTVCLTVDQSQSQTSLEAEVPAVASIWSGPHFSPEHKELSNSPPRENSFGSPLEFRNSGPVAEMNTGFSPEVKEDLNGSFPNQLETDPYIDTKEQSTRSSRRSSSELSPDAVEKAGMSSNQSVSSPVLDAVPRTPSRERSSSASPELKDGLPRTPSRRSRSGSSPGLRDGSGTPSRHSLSGSSPGMKDIPRTPSRGRSECDSSPEPKALPQTPRPRSRSPSSPELNNKGLTPQRERSGSESSVEQKTVARTPLGQRSRSGSSQELDGKPSASPQERSESDSSPDSKAKTRVLLRERSRSGSSPEVESKSRPSPRHSRSGSSPEVKDKPRAVPRAQSGSDSSPEPKAPALRALPRRSRSGSSSKGRGPSPEGSSSSESSPEHPPKSRTARRSSRSSPEPKTKSRTPPRRHSSRSSPELTRKARLSRRSRSASSSPETRSRTPPRRRRSPSVSSPEPAEKSRSSRRRRSASSPRAKTTSRRGRSPSPKPRGLQRSRSRSRREKTRTTRRRDRSGSSQSTSRRRQRSRSRSRVTRRRRGGSGYHSRSPARQESSRTSSRRRRGRSRTPPTSRKRSRSRTSPAPWKRSRSRASPATHRRSRSRTPLVSRRRSRSRTSPVSRRRSRSRTSVTRRRSRSRASPVSRRRSRSRTPPVTRRRSRSRTPTRRRSRSRTPPVTRRRSRSRTPPVTRRRSRSRTSPITRRRSRSRTSPVTRRRSRSRTSPVTRRRSRSRTSPVTRRRSRSRTPPAIRRRSRSRTPLLPRKRSRSRSPLAIRRRSRSRTPRTTRGKRSLTRSPPAIRRRSASGSSSDRSRSASPPATRNHSGSRTPPVALNSSRMSCFSRPSMSPTPLDRCRSPGMLEPLGSSRTPMSVLQAGGSMMDGPGPRIPDHPRTSVPENHAQSRIALALTAISLGTARPPPSMSAAGLAARMSQVPAPVPLMSLRTAPAASLASRIPAASAAAMNLASARTPAIPTAVNLADSRTPAAAAAMNLASPRTAVAPSAVNLADPRTPTAPAVNLAGARTPAALAALSLTGSGTPPAAANYPSSSRTPQAAAPANLVGPRSAHATAPVNIASSRTPPALAPASLTSARMAPALSGANLTSPRVPLSAYERVSGRTSPPLLDRARSRTPPGGPGSRTPPSALSQSRMTSERAPSPASRMVQASSQCVLPPAQDRPRSPVPSAFSDQSRALLAQTTPAAGSQSLSSGTVAKTTSSAGDHNGMLSGPASGMSHPEGGEPPVSTGAQQPSALAALQPAKERRSSSSSSSSSSSSSSSSSSSSSSSSSSGSSSSDSEGSSLPTQPEVALKRVPSPTPAPKEAVREGRPQEPTPAKRKRRSSSSSSSSSSSSSSSSSSSSSSSSSSSSSSSSSSSSSTSSSPSPAKPGPQALPKPASPKKPPPGERSHTQRLAV, encoded by the exons ATGTACAACGGGATCGGGCTGCCGACGCCCCGGGGCAGCGGCACCAACGGCTACGTCCAGCGCAACCTGTCCCTGGTGCGGGGCCGCCGGGGTGAGCGGCCTGACTACAAGGGAGAGGAGGAACTGCGGCGCCTGGAGGCTGCCCTGGTGAAGCGGCCTAATCCTGACATCCTGGACCACGAGCGCAAGCGGCGCGTGGAGCTGCGATGCCTCGAGCTGGAGGAGATGATGgaagagcaggg GTACGAGGAACAGCAAATTCAGGAAAAAGTGGCTACCTTTCGACTCATGTTGCTGGAGAAGGATGTGAACCCTGGGGGCAAGGAAGAGACCCCAGGACAGAGGCCAGC ggTAACTGAGACTCACCAGTTGGCAGAactgaatgagaagaaaaatgagcGACTCCGTGCTGCCTTTGGCATCAGTGATTCGTATGTGGATGGCAGCTCTTTTGATCCTCAGCGTCGTGCTCGAGAAGCTAAACAACCAGCTCCAGAACCTCCCAAACCTTATAG CCTTGTCCGGGAATCCAGCAGTTCTCGCTCACCAACcccaaagcaaaagaagaaaaaaaagaagaaagatagagGGCG CAGGTCAGAGAGCAGCTCTCCTCGACgagaaaggaagaagagctcTAAGAAGAAGAAACACAG GTCAGAGTCGGAATCCAAAAAACGAAAGCATAG GTCTCCCACTCCAAAGAGCAAACGTAAATCTAAGGACAAGAAGCGGAAGCG GTCTCGAAGTACAACACCAGCCCCCAAGAGCCGCCGGGCCCACCGTTCAACGTCTGCTgactctgcttcctcttctgatACTTCTCGCAGTCG GTCTCGAAGTACGGCAGCAAAAACCCATACAACTGCCTTGACTGGGCGAAGTCCTTCCCCCGTTTCAGGGCGTCGAGGGGAGGGAGATGCGCCTTCTAAAGAACCAGGTACCGCCAATACAGGGCAGCCTAGCAGCCCAGAGCCCTCTACAAAGCTGCCTAGCAGTCCtcatgaaaacaaagataaagagaaggag AAATCTGGAATTCGACCTAGCCCCTCTCCGGAAAGGAGCAGCACAGGCCCAGAACCACCTGCTCCCACTCCGCTCCTTGCTGAGCAACATGGCGGCTCCCCGCAACCCCTTGCAACAACCACCTTAAGTCAGGAGCCAGTGAACCCCCCATCTGAGGGTTCCCCAACCAGGGGCCGTTCACTACCTAAGTCTCCTGAGAAACCTCCCCAGTCTTCTTCAGAGAGCTGCCCACCATCCCCTCAACCTACCAAAGTTTCTCGACATGCCAGCTCTTCCCCTGAAAGTCCTAAACCTGCACCAGCTCCTGGGTCCCGCCGAGAGATTTCTTCTTCTCCCGCATCCAAGAGTCGCTCACATGGCCGGGGAAAGCGGGATAAGTCACATTCTCATACCCCTTCTCGAAGAGTTGGGAGGTCCCGTAGCCCTACTACTACCAAGAGGGGGCGATCTCGGTCTCGAACCCCTACCAAGAGGGGTCATTCTCGGTCCCGGTCCCCTCAGTGGCGTAGGTCCCGGTCTGCACAGAGGTGGGGACGTTCCAGAAGTCCCCAGCGACGTGGCCGCTCTAGGTCTCCTCAGAGACCAGGCTGGTCTAGAAGCAGAAATACCCAGAGAAGAGGTAGGTCTAGATCAGCAAGGCGAGGCAGGTCACACTCTAGATCCCCAGCCACTAGGGGCAGATCACGTTCTAGAACGCCAGCCCGCCGGGCCAGGTCTCGCTCTAGAACACCTGCCAGGCGGAGGTCACGATCCAGAACACCTGCCAGGCGGAGGTCACGCTCTAGAACACCAGCCCGGCGGGGCAGGTCTCGCTCTAGAACACCTGTTAGGCGCAGATCTAGGACTCGGTCGCCAGTACGACGGAGGTCTCGTAGCAGATCACCAGCCAGGAGAAGTGGCAGGTCACGCTCTAGAACCCCAGCCAGACGTGGTCGGTCACGCTCTAGAACCCCAGCCAGAAGAGGGAGATCTCGGTCTAGAACACCTGCAAGACGAGGACGATCTCGGTCTAGGACACCCGCAAGACGAGGACGATCTCGGTCTAGGACACCTGCAAGACGAAGATCTCGTAGTAGAAGTGTAGTTAGACGAGGAAGATCTCACTCTAGAACACCACAAAGAAGAGGCAGATCTGGTTCATCATCAGAACGGAAGAACAAATCCAGGACGTCACAGAGAAGAAGCAGGTCCAACTCAAGCCCAGAAATGAAAAAGTCTCGCATTTCTTCAAGGCGGAGCAGGTCTCTTTCTTCACCACGGTCCAAAGCAAAATCTCGCTTGTCTTTGAGGCGAAGCCTTTCAGGATCATCTCCGTGTCctaaacaaaagtctaggacacCACCGAGGCGCAGTCGCTCTGGATCATCCCAACCAAAAGCTAAGTCCAGAACACCACCAAGGCGAAGTCGGTCTGGTTCTTCACCTCCTTCTAATCAGAAATCTAAGACACCATCAAGACAGAGTTGTTGCAGTTCATCTCCTCAACCTAAAGTGAAGTCTGGAACACCACCAAGGCAAGGGTCTGTAACAAGTCCCCAGGCAAATGAACAATCTGCAACACCACAAATACAGAGCCGTTCAGAATCATCACCTGACCCTGAGGTGAAATCTGCAACCCCTTCAAGACATAGCTGCTCTGGGTCCTCTCCTCCTAGAGTAAAATCTAGCACACCTCCGAGACGGAGCCGATCTGGGTCATCCTCTCCACAACCCAAAGTCAAGGCAATAACATCACCAGTCCAAAGCCATTCTGGCTCCTCTTCTCCTAGTCCTAGTAGGGTGACATCTAAAACACCGCCAAGGCAAAGCAGATCAGAGTCTCCTTGCTCCAAGATGGAATCTAGATTGTTGCAAAGACAGAGCCGTTCTAGGTCCTCCTCACCAGATACCAAAGTGAAACCTGGAACACCACCAAGACAAAGTTACTCAGGGTCTACTTCGCCATGCCCTAAAGTAAAGCCCCAAACTCCATCAGGGCACAGTCTTAGTGAATCAAAATCACCATGTTCCCAAGAGAAGTCTAAAGACTCACCAGCACAAAGTTCAggatccttctctctctgtccaggAATAAAGTCTAGCACACCACCAGGAGAGCTGTATTATGCAGCCTCCTCTTTGCAACAGAAAGGACAGTCTCAAACTTCACCAGATCCTAGATCTGATACTTCAAGTCCAGAAATGAAACAGAGTCATTCTGAGTCTCCATCTCTGCAGAGCAAATCTCAGACACCTCTTATGGGTGGCCAGTCCAGGTCCTCATCTCCAGTCACTGAGCTGGCACCCAAATCTCCAGCAAGACCAGAAAGAAGTGAATTGTCAAGTCCTAGGCTAAAATCTGGACTGTCTCCTGAGCAAAGCAAGTCCCAATCTGACTCTTCCCCATATCCTGCAATGGACTCTAAATCTTTTCTGGGGCAGAGTAGATTGGAGCCTTCTGAATTGAAAGAGAAATCAGTCTTACTCCTTCAGGAGGATTTTACTGCATCATCTTCCATACCAAGAGACAAATTGAGTCCTCTTCCAGTGCAGGATAAGCCTGATTCCTCACCAGTACTCAGAGAAACACCTAAAACCCCGCCAAGGGAAAGAGGTGGTGTTGGATCATCTCCAGATACGAAAGACCAAAGTGTGTTAGCTAAGCCAAGCCAAGATGAGGAATTAATGGAAGTGGTAGAGAAATCTGAAGAATCCTCAAACCGGGTTCTCTCCCATTTGTCTCCCGAACTTAAAGAAGTCGCTGGAAGTAACTTTGAATCATCTCCTGAAATAGAAGAAAGACCCACTGTGTGTTTGACTGTTGACCAAAGTCAGTCACAGACTTCTTTGGAAGCAGAAGTCCCTGCAGTGGCCTCAATTTGGAGTGGGCCACATTTTTCTCCAGAACATAAAGAACTGTCTAACTCTCCTCCACGGGAGAATAGCTTTGGGTCACCTTTAGAATTTAGAAACTCAGGCCCTGTTGCAGAAATGAATACTGGATTTTCTCCTGAAGTTAAAGAAGATTTGAATGGCTCTTTTCCTAATCAGCTGGAGACAGATCCGTATATAGATACGAAAGAACAATCAACAAGGTCCTCTAGACGCAGCAGTTCAGAGTTATCCCCAGATGCAGTAGAAAAAGCTGGAATGTCTTCAAATCAGAGTGTTTCTTCACCAGTACTTGATGCAGTACCCAGAACACCATCAAGAGAAAGAAGTAGCTCTGCATCTCCTGAGCTGAAAGATGGTTTACCCAGAACCCCTTCAAGGAGAAGTAGGTCTGGGTCTTCTCCAGGACTTAGAGATGGGTCTGGGACTCCCTCAAGACACAGCTTATCTGGGTCCTCTCCTGGAATGAAAGATATACCTAGAACACCATCCAGGGGGAGAAGTGAATGTGATTCTTCTCCCGAACCAAAAGCTTTGCCTCAGACTCCTAGACCAAGAAGTCGTTCACCATCATCCCCGGAGCTCAACAACAAGGGTCTTACCCCCCAGAGAGAAAGAAGTGGTTCAGAATCTTCAGTTGAACAGAAGACTGTGGCTAGGACTCCTCTTGGGCAGAGAAGTCGATCTGGATCTTCTCAAGAACTTGATGGGAAACCAAGTGCATCCCCTCAAGAGAGAAGTGAGTCAGACTCTTCTCCAGATTCTAAAGCTAAGACACGAGTACTGCTTAGAGAAAGGAGTCGCTCTGGATCATCTCCAGAGGTCGAGAGCAAATCTCGACCTTCTCCTCGGCACAGTAGATCTGGCTCATCTCCTGAAGTTAAAGATAAGCCAAGAGCAGTACCCAGGGCACAGAGTGGTTCTGATTCCTCTCCTGAACCCAAGGCTCCTGCCCTTCGAGCTCTTCCCAGACGAAGCAGATCGGGGTCATCAAGTAAAGGCAGAGGCCCTTCTCCTGAAGGAAGCAGCAGTTCAGAGTCCTCTCCAGAACATCCACCCAAATCTAGAACTGCTAGAAGAAGCTCTAGGTCATCACCAGAGCCCAAGACCAAATCCCGTACTCCACCTCGCCGTCACAGTTCTCGATCATCTCCTGAGCTGACTAGGAAGGCCAGACTCTCTCGTAGAAGCCGCTCTGCATCATCCTCACCAGAGACCCGTTCTAGAACTCCACCAAGACGCAGAAGAAGTCCTTCAGTGTCTTCTCCAGAGCCAGCTGAAAAGTCCAGATCCTCACGCCGTCGGCGCTCAGCTTCATCCCCACGTGCTAAGACAACTTCAAGGAGGGGCCGTTCTCCTTCACCAAAGCCTCGCGGGCTCCAGAGGTCCCGTTCCCGCTCAAGGAGGGAGAAAACCAGAACGACTCGACGTCGAGATAGGTCTGGATCTTCTCAGTCAACCTCTCGGAGAAGACAGCGGAGCCGGTCAAGGTCTCGGGTCACTCGGCGGCGGAGGGGAGGCTCTGGTTACCATTCGAGGTCTCCTGCCCGGCAGGAGAGTTCCCGAACTTCTTCCCGACGCCGAAGAGGTCGTTCTCGGACACCCCCAACCAGTCGGAAGCGGTCCCGCTCACGCACCTCACCAGCCCCGTGGAAACGGTCAAGGTCTCGGGCCTCTCCCGCCACTCACAGGCGATCCCGGTCCAGAACACCGCTGGTTAGCCGCCGTAGGTCGAGGTCTCGAACTTCACCAGTCAGTCGGAGACGATCAAGGTCCAGGACATCAGTGACTCGACGAAGATCTCGATCCAGAGCATCCCCAGTGAGTCGAAGGCGATCCAGGTCTAGAACACCACCAGTAACCCGCCGTCGTTCAAGGTCCAGAACACCAACGCGCCGCCGCTCCCGTTCTAGAACTCCGCCAGTGACCCGAAGAAGGTCTAGATCTAGGACTCCACCAGTAACCAGGAGGCGATCTCGAAGCAGAACTTCTCCTATCACTCGTAGAAGATCAAGATCCAGGACATCTCCAGTCACCCGTAGGAGATCTCGATCTCGCACATCTCCAGTAACTCGAAGGAGGTCCCGCTCTCGAACCTCTCCAGTCACACGCCGCCGATCACGGTCCCGAACACCTCCAGCTATTCGGCGCCGCTCCAGGTCTCGGACCCCACTGTTGCCACGCAAACGGTCTCGAAGTCGCTCTCCACTTGCTATCCGCCGCCGTTCTAGATCCCGTACTCCGCGAACAACTCGGGGCAAGCGGTCCTTAACAAGATCTCCTCCTGCCATCCGAAGGCGTTCTGCATCTGGAAGCAGTTCAGATCGCTCACGGTCTGCTAGTCCTCCAGCAACAAGGAATCATTCTGGTTCTCGGACACCTCCAGTAGCACTCAATAGCTCTAGAATGAGCTGCTTCAGTCGTCCTAGCATGTCACCAACACCTCTGGACCGCTGTAGATCACCTGGAATGCTCGAACCCCTTGGCAGTTCTAGAACACCCATGTCTGTCCTGCAAGCTGGTGGCTCCATGATGGATGGTCCAGGTCCCCGAATTCCTGATCACCCAAGAACATCTGTGCCAGAAAATCATGCACAGTCAAGAATTGCACTTGCCCTGACAGCCATCAGTCTTGGCACTGCGCGGCCACCTCCATCCATGTCTGCTGCTGGCCTTGCTGCAAGAATGTCCCAAGTTCCAGCTCCAGTGCCTCTCATGAGTCTCAGAACGGCCCCAGCTGCCAGCCTTGCCAGCAGGATTCCTGCAGCCTCTGCAGCAGCCATGAACCTGGCCAGTGCCAGGACACCTGCCATACCAACAGCAGTGAACCTGGCTGATTCAAGAACACCAGCTGCTGCAGCAGCCATGAACTTGGCCAGCCCCAGAACAGCAGTGGCACCCTCTGCCGTGAACCTTGCTGACCCTCGCACCCCTACAGCTCCAGCTGTGAACCTAGCAGGAGCCAGAACCCCAGCTGCTCTGGCAGCTTTGAGTCTCACCGGCTCTGGCACACCTCCAGCTGCTGCAAACTATCCTTCCAGCTCCAGAACACCCCAGGCTGCAGCGCCTGCAAACCTGGTGGGTCCTAGATCTGCACATGCCACAGCTCCTGTGAATATTGCCAGCTCAAGAACTCCTCCTGCCTTGGCACCTGCAAGCCTCACCAGTGCTAGAATGGCTCCAGCCTTGTCTGGCGCAAACCTTACCAGCCCCAGGGTGCCCCTCTCTGCTTATGAGCGCGTTAGTGGTAGAACCTCACCACCGCTTCTTGACCGAGCCAGATCCAGAACCCCACCAGGAGGGCCAGGTTCCAGAACCCCACCATCTGCCCTGAGCCAGTCTAGAATGACCTCTGAGCgggctccctctcctgcctctagAATGGTCCAGGCTTCCTCACAGTGTGTTCTTCCTCCAGCTCAGGATAGACCTAGGTCCCCTGTGCCATCTGCTTTTTCTGACCAGTCCCGAGCTTTGCTTGCCCAGACCACCCCTGCAGCAGGGTCTCAGTCCCTTTCCTCTGGGACAGTGGCCAAGACCACGTCTTCTGCTGGTGACCACAATGGCATGCTCTCTGGCCCTGCCTCTGGCATGTCCCATCCTGAGGGTGGGGAACCACCTGTCTCCACGGGGGCCCAGCAGCCTTCTGCATTGGCCGCCCTGCAGCCGGCAAAGGAGCGGCGgagttcctcctcctcctcctcctccagctcctcttcCTCATCGTCGTCATCATCgtcgtcttcctcctcctcctcttccggTTCCAGTTCTAGCGACTCAGAGGGCTCTAGCCTTCCTACTCAACCTGAGGTAGCACTGAAGAG GGtacccagccccaccccagccccaaagGAGGCTGTTCGAGAGGGACGTCCTCAGGAGCCTACCCCAGCCAAGCGGAAGAGGCGCTCTAGTAGCTCCAGTTCCagctcttcttcttcctcttcgtcctcctcgtcctcctcctcttcctcctcctcttcctcctcctcttcctcctcctcctcttcctcctcttctacttcttcctccccctcccctgctaaGCCTGGCCCTCAGGCCTTGCCCAAACCTGCAAGCCCTAAGAAGCCGCCCCCTGGCGAGAGGAG ccacaccCAGCGCCTTGCAGTCTAA